One genomic window of Candidatus Trichorickettsia mobilis includes the following:
- a CDS encoding Sca4 family protein codes for MSKIEDQHIEPIKQTTELNKEEAQLSVKEETVVQVKDKEVESGLQTKLEQEQQIQPQKTAQDSVGFEDKEFDTITKEIRDQVISKQLGLLQNALSDQAENEEQKAQIKKLSQLELNQFLQDEKNKDSINKALADPKLNAALNNAEVEGYGQFHNKFKDKFEDLQWEPGSNESTRSKEVKNKDGQSLCTLTETMVKEPTTVTLADGSTKEVSGYRKVDFPKELTGEGPLHLSMAVKGADGKNIAEDKAVYFSAHYDKQGKLTEVSTPVPVKFMGKGDDAIGYIERDGNVYTLPVTQGKYKEMMKEVAKNQGMGMDLSQSLDVPAKTNELAEKLGADTVSQVKPKEDLAIEATNQKLSLENQSLANTLGLEAVLQEKSDKEIKNPELEQGKESKNLELTAEEKLKEKAALAQKLGMDKVLQVESTDLTVEAKQKLDLDGKKQESALEGQEKDKEKANQDKLKVDDPTKEEKAGFQGLQSKKEAIESLSKTDVNNEVVQATTKSEIKSIDSKDKEPKKEEPVVESQQNVEKKLEEVDQRKQQEKKEIEKSKEGVVVNNPGKQTDNIDTAKQLDETQKRLMIDKHSHQTKAQIDLEMSKDAKAIATVAKTNLEAQQQGPIKESIGSIKPSQTPNIEQGSQSKGKDALSK; via the coding sequence ATGAGTAAAATAGAAGATCAACATATAGAACCAATAAAACAAACCACTGAACTTAACAAAGAAGAAGCGCAGTTATCGGTTAAGGAAGAGACAGTAGTTCAAGTTAAAGACAAAGAAGTTGAATCTGGACTACAGACAAAACTAGAGCAAGAACAGCAAATTCAACCGCAAAAAACTGCTCAGGACAGTGTTGGCTTTGAAGATAAAGAATTTGACACTATTACTAAAGAAATTCGTGACCAAGTTATTTCCAAACAACTTGGGTTACTACAAAACGCTTTAAGCGATCAAGCTGAAAACGAAGAACAAAAAGCTCAAATCAAAAAACTTAGTCAATTAGAATTAAATCAGTTTTTACAAGACGAAAAGAATAAAGATTCAATCAATAAGGCTCTTGCTGATCCAAAGCTTAATGCGGCATTGAATAATGCTGAGGTAGAGGGTTATGGTCAATTTCACAATAAATTTAAAGATAAATTTGAGGATTTACAATGGGAGCCTGGATCAAACGAATCCACTCGGTCTAAGGAAGTAAAAAATAAAGACGGTCAGTCATTATGTACTTTAACTGAAACTATGGTTAAGGAACCAACCACAGTAACGTTGGCTGATGGTTCAACAAAGGAAGTGTCTGGTTACCGTAAAGTTGATTTTCCAAAAGAGCTAACGGGCGAAGGCCCACTACATCTATCGATGGCCGTCAAGGGTGCAGACGGTAAAAATATTGCTGAAGATAAAGCTGTTTATTTTAGTGCACATTATGATAAACAAGGCAAACTTACTGAAGTTAGTACACCAGTACCGGTAAAATTTATGGGAAAAGGTGATGATGCTATAGGTTATATAGAACGGGACGGCAATGTTTATACTTTACCAGTAACTCAAGGTAAGTATAAGGAAATGATGAAAGAAGTGGCTAAAAATCAAGGTATGGGGATGGATTTATCTCAAAGTCTTGATGTTCCTGCCAAAACTAATGAACTTGCTGAAAAATTAGGTGCTGATACAGTATCACAAGTTAAACCTAAAGAAGATTTGGCAATTGAAGCTACTAATCAAAAATTATCTTTAGAAAATCAATCACTTGCTAACACTTTAGGCCTTGAAGCAGTGTTACAGGAGAAAAGTGATAAAGAAATCAAGAATCCAGAACTAGAACAAGGCAAAGAGAGTAAAAATCTAGAACTTACTGCTGAAGAAAAATTAAAAGAAAAAGCTGCTCTTGCACAAAAATTAGGTATGGACAAGGTACTACAAGTTGAATCTACAGATTTAACAGTAGAAGCTAAGCAAAAATTGGACTTAGATGGTAAAAAACAAGAATCAGCTTTAGAAGGGCAAGAAAAAGACAAAGAAAAAGCTAATCAAGATAAACTCAAAGTAGATGATCCAACAAAAGAAGAAAAAGCCGGATTCCAAGGATTACAAAGTAAAAAAGAAGCTATAGAATCATTAAGCAAAACTGATGTTAATAATGAGGTGGTGCAAGCAACTACAAAATCTGAAATTAAGTCAATAGATTCTAAAGATAAAGAGCCTAAAAAAGAAGAGCCGGTAGTAGAGTCACAACAAAATGTTGAGAAAAAGTTAGAAGAAGTTGATCAAAGAAAACAGCAAGAGAAAAAAGAAATTGAGAAAAGCAAAGAAGGCGTAGTAGTAAATAATCCTGGGAAACAAACTGATAACATAGACACAGCAAAGCAATTGGATGAGACGCAAAAACGATTAATGATAGATAAACACTCTCATCAGACCAAAGCACAGATTGATCTCGAAATGTCAAAGGATGCTAAAGCAATTGCAACTGTAGCTAAAACAAATTTAGAAGCTCAACAACAAGGACCAATCAAAGAATCAATTGGATCAATAAAACCAAGTCAAACACCTAATATAGAGCAAGGATCTCAAAGTAAAGGTAAAGATGCCCTTTCAAAATAA
- a CDS encoding MFS transporter has protein sequence MQNTDSILQPIQPSPIDTIKKRPPYARRYNRWRIRILYSIIIGYATFYFCRQNFNIAMPVLMDHFHVTKTQLGWILTAASIVYGVGKFVNGFISDKSNARIFMACGLGLVGIVTFFSGFASSITSLGILWILNNWFQSMGWPPIARMLTHWFAPKELGTKWAIGATSHQIGGAITMVLCGYLVDSYGWQMAFFVPGVVGILIAIFLFDRLRNSPDEVDLPVVEEYKEDSIPFGNKLALTTRQLLEMVFINRLMWYVCMANMCLYVVRLGIIFWAPMFLRELKGMSLSQAGWQVAAYEILGLLGGLCAGWMSDKIFLGRRGPVGSIFMIALAIMLILFWQIPAGYELLSMCAMTLAGFFVYGPQVLIGVASADFTSKQAIGTANGLASVFAYLGSALSGVCVGWIVDSSGWDGVFLFFILSAILGAIFFALTWNASAKSTA, from the coding sequence ATGCAGAATACAGATTCTATTCTTCAACCTATACAACCTTCCCCTATAGATACGATAAAGAAAAGACCGCCATATGCTAGAAGATATAATCGTTGGCGTATTCGAATTTTATATTCGATTATTATTGGCTATGCTACTTTTTATTTTTGTCGTCAGAACTTTAATATCGCCATGCCGGTATTAATGGATCATTTTCATGTCACTAAAACTCAGCTTGGATGGATATTGACAGCTGCTTCCATAGTATATGGTGTCGGAAAGTTTGTTAATGGATTTATTAGCGATAAATCCAACGCTCGTATATTTATGGCATGTGGCCTTGGTTTAGTTGGGATAGTAACCTTTTTTTCAGGGTTTGCTTCTAGTATTACAAGTTTAGGAATTTTGTGGATTTTAAACAATTGGTTTCAATCTATGGGATGGCCGCCAATAGCGCGGATGTTAACACACTGGTTTGCGCCAAAAGAATTAGGCACTAAGTGGGCGATAGGAGCTACCTCGCATCAAATTGGTGGCGCTATAACTATGGTCTTGTGTGGATATTTAGTAGATAGCTATGGTTGGCAAATGGCTTTCTTCGTCCCAGGAGTCGTAGGTATATTAATCGCCATTTTTTTATTTGATCGATTGAGAAACTCACCAGATGAAGTTGATTTACCAGTAGTAGAAGAATACAAAGAAGATAGTATTCCTTTTGGTAATAAGCTTGCGCTGACAACACGTCAATTATTAGAAATGGTGTTTATAAATAGATTAATGTGGTACGTTTGTATGGCAAATATGTGTTTATATGTGGTACGTTTAGGTATTATATTTTGGGCACCAATGTTTTTACGCGAATTAAAAGGTATGAGTTTATCTCAGGCGGGATGGCAAGTCGCAGCATATGAGATTTTAGGGTTGTTGGGTGGTCTTTGTGCAGGTTGGATGTCGGATAAAATTTTCTTAGGGAGACGTGGACCAGTAGGGTCAATTTTTATGATTGCACTGGCAATCATGCTGATTTTATTTTGGCAAATACCAGCAGGTTATGAATTACTTAGTATGTGTGCTATGACTTTAGCTGGTTTTTTTGTATATGGACCGCAAGTGCTAATAGGTGTTGCTTCTGCTGATTTTACCAGCAAACAGGCTATTGGTACTGCTAATGGTTTGGCCAGCGTATTTGCTTATCTTGGTTCGGCATTATCAGGAGTATGCGTGGGTTGGATAGTTGATTCTTCGGGCTGGGATGGGGTATTTTTATTTTTTATTCTCTCAGCAATATTAGGTGCAATATTTTTTGCTTTAACTTGGAATGCTAGTGCTAAGTCGACCGCTTAA
- a CDS encoding pentapeptide repeat-containing protein yields the protein MAKSDESLKLDLNVKIKAYEPTLDEIKNYVQAQQQALKENSNITLNDYLKENSAHKGSNTVVVADLSGMEFDREYKNGTAVSSLLDLKGVDFSGSIIKNTSFTNCDLTDAVFCDTDLTNANFKGNNTIKNIDFRGADLATCQFDNMMTGDQVAGIKFSTTSALGRQYADIKGDIFRTIERQELVKEKEQAVNAAYKNLGVTEKLYVTIGVDKGNKKYDDLVTELDQAKAGGFPNKDYTESLNKKKQEVKEAYSKLGVTRFTTNAEDQKHYDTLSAELKEMRAKPPEKDYIMHKSFQNVFSSQSDTFDPAYTRGSSKAERDQPKGYVELSRENVVTYLDRIKTETKLSLNDFAKEIKKEELAKEGKKLDPNTKYIADCSAKGNTDSTNSLRKVDLSGLDFTNAKIDGVSFAGSDLRGCNFTGADISRSSFEGADLGLKRIEIDGSTRTQGVIFDNTTARDANFFNTNFNAASIKDSDFKRAYMPRSDGSFAQIESTNFDYANIKNGKWDQTTIKEATFNFANMEGISLAGADMRKVQAQHAILNGAILTNCNAIESDFTKAHMNNVTATKANLQDTILKGIEAKGINLSDAELNEFTKLDGANLEGAILKRINAERVSFVGANMDKVDAEFAKLSGADLEGVKARFAKLDGAILDEVKASGVDLTGAKLNNIKARSADFTKAVMEGVEAKKADFTKTDFTEADLQNANLKEAILKEVNLAKAKVNTNTNLAGADIKGAVGKLQDYGSDGKNKGEKSIEEQKVQSEKIEAAKNMPWYKKAAGTVLDWCGKGLNKAKELAGQAKDAIGGFISKYGKVVGAVVGVGIAITVAAGIVATGGLGLAAAAAVYGGCALAGAAIGAVGAHYGIKHAGVGAVVGGLFAASVTGSPTAIIAGAGLGEVANKVLKKTTGVEMGAGTALGVTLALATGGLAIGPILAGSLVGVSTDVIVEKATGKSLAEWGKDGYKGLTELCEKGAEKYGSSPELKALIAEQTKCQAIFDEKAKELKNSMGSPDTTLENKLKNDLARQQDQKTPPLDQVLSTEKQATLEKQQQTVNKTVEKEKLQDNVSQKLQETASKIGDLKSQQPTKQEDKSKDQSTTVINKKAPQQVGGRGGNSNAI from the coding sequence ATGGCTAAATCTGATGAGTCACTGAAACTTGATTTAAACGTTAAAATAAAGGCGTATGAACCAACTTTGGATGAGATCAAGAATTATGTTCAAGCACAACAGCAAGCATTGAAAGAAAATTCTAATATAACTTTAAATGATTATCTAAAGGAAAATAGTGCTCACAAGGGCTCAAATACTGTAGTAGTAGCAGATCTATCTGGTATGGAATTTGATAGGGAATACAAGAATGGAACAGCAGTAAGTTCTTTGCTTGACCTAAAAGGAGTGGATTTTAGTGGTAGTATTATCAAAAATACCAGCTTTACTAACTGTGATCTGACAGATGCTGTATTTTGTGACACTGATTTAACTAATGCTAATTTTAAGGGAAATAATACCATAAAAAATATAGATTTCCGTGGCGCTGATTTAGCGACATGTCAATTTGACAATATGATGACGGGTGATCAAGTTGCAGGTATCAAATTTAGCACCACTTCTGCTTTAGGCAGACAATATGCTGATATTAAGGGTGATATATTTCGTACAATAGAACGTCAGGAATTAGTAAAGGAAAAAGAACAAGCAGTGAATGCAGCATATAAAAATCTAGGGGTTACAGAAAAATTATATGTCACAATAGGGGTGGATAAAGGAAACAAAAAATATGATGATTTAGTGACTGAGTTAGACCAAGCAAAAGCTGGGGGTTTTCCTAATAAAGATTATACAGAATCATTAAATAAGAAAAAACAAGAGGTTAAGGAAGCGTATAGCAAACTTGGTGTTACTAGATTTACTACCAATGCAGAAGACCAGAAACACTATGACACGTTAAGTGCAGAACTAAAGGAAATGAGAGCTAAGCCTCCAGAAAAAGACTACATAATGCATAAAAGCTTTCAGAATGTATTTAGTAGTCAATCAGATACTTTTGATCCTGCTTATACCAGAGGTTCAAGTAAAGCAGAGCGAGATCAGCCAAAAGGATATGTTGAATTATCCAGAGAAAATGTTGTCACTTATTTAGATCGTATTAAAACTGAGACAAAATTATCTTTAAATGACTTTGCCAAAGAGATTAAAAAAGAGGAGCTGGCAAAAGAGGGAAAAAAATTAGATCCTAATACGAAGTATATCGCTGATTGTTCTGCTAAAGGTAATACAGATAGCACAAATTCATTAAGAAAAGTGGATTTATCCGGCCTTGATTTTACTAATGCTAAAATAGATGGTGTAAGCTTTGCTGGCTCTGATTTACGTGGGTGTAATTTTACCGGCGCTGATATTAGTCGCTCAAGTTTTGAAGGAGCTGATCTTGGTCTTAAAAGAATAGAAATCGATGGTTCAACACGTACGCAAGGAGTAATATTTGACAATACTACTGCTAGAGATGCTAACTTTTTTAATACTAACTTTAACGCTGCAAGCATCAAAGACAGTGATTTTAAACGAGCTTACATGCCACGTTCCGATGGATCATTTGCGCAAATTGAAAGTACCAATTTTGATTATGCTAATATTAAAAATGGTAAATGGGATCAAACTACAATTAAAGAAGCTACTTTTAATTTTGCGAATATGGAAGGTATCTCTCTTGCTGGTGCTGATATGAGGAAAGTACAAGCTCAGCATGCAATCTTAAATGGGGCAATTTTAACTAATTGTAATGCTATTGAGAGTGATTTTACTAAAGCACATATGAATAACGTTACTGCTACCAAAGCAAATTTACAAGATACGATATTAAAAGGTATAGAAGCCAAAGGCATTAATTTATCAGACGCTGAATTAAACGAATTTACCAAACTTGATGGTGCAAATTTAGAAGGTGCAATCCTAAAGAGAATTAATGCCGAGAGAGTGAGTTTTGTCGGCGCTAATATGGATAAAGTTGATGCAGAATTTGCTAAGCTTAGTGGAGCAGATCTTGAAGGCGTTAAAGCCAGGTTCGCTAAGTTAGATGGAGCAATATTAGATGAAGTAAAAGCATCTGGTGTAGATTTGACTGGTGCTAAGTTGAATAATATTAAAGCTAGAAGTGCAGATTTTACTAAAGCTGTTATGGAAGGCGTTGAAGCGAAAAAAGCTGATTTTACTAAAACTGATTTTACAGAGGCTGATTTACAAAATGCTAACTTAAAAGAAGCTATATTAAAAGAAGTTAACCTGGCGAAAGCCAAAGTTAATACTAATACTAACCTCGCTGGAGCTGATATCAAAGGTGCGGTAGGAAAACTACAGGATTATGGTAGTGATGGAAAAAACAAGGGAGAAAAATCCATTGAAGAACAAAAAGTTCAAAGTGAGAAAATAGAAGCGGCTAAGAATATGCCCTGGTATAAAAAGGCTGCTGGGACAGTTTTGGACTGGTGTGGAAAAGGGCTTAACAAAGCAAAAGAACTTGCTGGACAAGCTAAAGACGCAATAGGCGGTTTTATTTCTAAATATGGTAAAGTTGTCGGGGCGGTAGTAGGCGTAGGGATTGCAATAACAGTTGCTGCTGGAATTGTTGCTACTGGTGGTTTAGGGTTGGCAGCAGCAGCAGCAGTATATGGTGGATGTGCTCTAGCTGGAGCAGCTATTGGAGCTGTAGGTGCGCATTATGGGATCAAACATGCTGGTGTTGGTGCTGTAGTTGGCGGATTATTTGCTGCTAGCGTAACTGGTAGTCCTACTGCAATAATAGCGGGAGCAGGACTTGGCGAAGTAGCAAATAAGGTGCTAAAGAAAACTACTGGCGTTGAAATGGGAGCTGGAACAGCTCTGGGAGTAACATTAGCTCTGGCCACAGGTGGACTGGCAATTGGGCCAATACTTGCTGGGTCTCTTGTTGGTGTTAGTACAGATGTGATTGTCGAGAAAGCAACTGGAAAATCTTTGGCAGAGTGGGGGAAGGATGGTTATAAAGGGTTAACAGAACTCTGTGAAAAAGGAGCGGAAAAATATGGTAGTAGTCCTGAGCTCAAGGCCTTAATAGCAGAACAAACTAAGTGCCAGGCTATTTTTGATGAGAAAGCTAAAGAACTCAAAAATTCTATGGGCTCACCAGATACAACATTAGAGAATAAGTTAAAAAATGATCTAGCAAGGCAGCAAGATCAAAAAACTCCACCATTGGATCAGGTGTTGAGCACAGAGAAACAAGCTACCTTAGAAAAGCAGCAGCAAACTGTTAATAAAACTGTCGAAAAAGAGAAGTTACAGGATAATGTTTCACAGAAATTGCAAGAAACAGCTTCTAAAATCGGTGATTTAAAATCACAACAACCAACAAAACAGGAAGATAAATCAAAAGATCAATCTACTACAGTTATCAATAAAAAAGCACCACAACAGGTAGGTGGTCGTGGTGGTAATTCAAATGCAATATAA
- a CDS encoding IS256 family transposase, producing the protein MKKNINSNNLTEVSLAQQVTNLPSTQNEALAEIVRGLYQGKPLLGKGGLLTNLVKDLTQIALQGEMDSHLEEETLEQGGNRRNGVATKTMRTGSGAFELEVPRDRNGSFEPQLIKKRQTILNEELDNKILALYGLGTSYDGIANHLQEIYGVEVSAATISSVTDKLVPMLNEWRARPLESVYAVMFLDAMFFKVKQDNKVITKVLYNIMGINSSGYKEILGFYPAESEGAHFWLSVLNDLKARGIEDILIACIDGLKGFPEAISTAFPRTEVQLCIVHQIRNSLKNVASKNQKEFMVDLKTVYQAASKDSAEYNLLQLDEKWGKKYPMVIKSWQQNWDNLTTYFKYSNEVRRLIYTTNPIEGFHRQVRKYTKTKGSFTSENALFKLMFCAIKQITAKWNMPVPNWALAISQLDIYFPDRLKFRR; encoded by the coding sequence ATGAAGAAGAATATAAACAGTAATAATTTAACTGAAGTTAGTTTAGCGCAGCAAGTAACAAATTTACCTTCGACACAAAATGAGGCGTTAGCCGAGATTGTTAGGGGTCTCTATCAAGGCAAACCATTACTTGGTAAAGGTGGGCTGTTAACAAATTTAGTTAAAGACTTAACACAAATAGCTTTGCAAGGTGAGATGGATTCTCATTTAGAAGAAGAGACGCTTGAGCAAGGCGGCAACCGCAGAAATGGCGTTGCTACTAAAACTATGAGAACCGGTAGTGGTGCCTTTGAACTTGAAGTACCCAGAGATCGCAACGGTAGTTTTGAACCACAATTAATTAAAAAACGCCAAACAATATTAAATGAGGAACTTGATAATAAAATACTAGCCCTTTACGGTCTTGGGACATCCTATGATGGGATAGCTAATCACTTACAAGAAATTTATGGGGTAGAAGTATCGGCAGCTACTATCTCTAGTGTAACTGATAAACTAGTGCCAATGCTAAATGAATGGCGAGCAAGACCGCTTGAATCGGTATATGCAGTGATGTTTTTAGATGCAATGTTTTTTAAAGTAAAGCAGGATAATAAAGTCATCACTAAAGTACTCTATAATATTATGGGCATCAACAGTTCAGGATATAAAGAGATACTGGGATTTTATCCCGCTGAATCAGAAGGAGCGCATTTCTGGCTTTCAGTATTAAATGATTTAAAAGCACGAGGAATTGAAGATATATTGATTGCCTGCATAGATGGTCTCAAAGGTTTTCCGGAAGCGATCAGTACGGCATTTCCTAGAACTGAAGTACAGCTTTGCATAGTACACCAAATTCGTAATTCATTAAAAAATGTTGCCAGTAAGAACCAAAAAGAATTCATGGTAGATTTAAAAACTGTCTATCAGGCAGCAAGTAAGGATTCTGCTGAGTATAATCTATTACAACTTGACGAAAAATGGGGTAAAAAATATCCAATGGTTATAAAATCCTGGCAACAAAATTGGGATAATTTAACCACTTATTTTAAGTACTCGAACGAGGTAAGGAGGCTGATTTATACTACCAACCCTATAGAGGGTTTTCATCGTCAAGTCAGAAAATATACCAAAACTAAAGGCTCATTCACATCAGAAAACGCCTTGTTTAAATTGATGTTTTGCGCTATAAAACAAATTACAGCTAAATGGAATATGCCGGTACCAAATTGGGCTTTGGCAATTTCTCAGCTGGATATTTATTTCCCAGACAGACTAAAATTTAGGAGATGA
- a CDS encoding IS5 family transposase (programmed frameshift): MRYKNLSILSEEHFRRLTGVRNSTFEKMVGILKTEKQINRRYQGGRRASLSMEDSLLMTLEYLREYRTYFHIAKNYGVSESSAFKTIRFVEDTLIKHPDFALPGKKALVKSGMEYELVLIDATESPIERPPKKQKYYYSGKKKRHTLKTQIVVDKKSKRVICTSFSNGKRHDFKLFKESRTHILPEVKVITDTGYQGLQKIHTNSELPKKKSKKNALTKEDKKNNRSLASDRVLNENVIGMLKRFKIIADKYRNRRKRFGLRFNLIAGLYNWELGK; the protein is encoded by the exons ATGAGATATAAAAATTTAAGCATTTTATCGGAAGAGCATTTTAGAAGATTAACAGGGGTAAGAAATAGTACATTTGAAAAGATGGTAGGGATTTTAAAGACAGAGAAACAAATAAATAGGAGGTACCAAGGTGGCAGAAGAGCTAGTCTTAGTATGGAAGACAGCCTATTAATGACACTTGAATATTTAAGGGAATACCGTACCTATTTTCATATAGCTAAGAATTATGGAGTTAGCGAAAGCAGTGCATTTAAAACAATTCGTTTTGTTGAAGACACTCTAATAAAACATCCGGATTTTGCTCTTCCAGGTAAGAAGGCTCTAGTTAAAAGCGGTATGGAGTATGAATTAGTTTTAATAGATGCTACAGAAAGCCCTATAGAGCGACCCC CAAAAAAACAGAAATACTATTACTCAGGTAAAAAGAAAAGACATACGTTAAAGACTCAAATAGTAGTAGATAAGAAAAGCAAACGAGTCATATGCACTTCTTTTTCCAATGGTAAGCGTCATGATTTTAAATTATTTAAAGAATCAAGAACCCATATACTGCCTGAGGTTAAAGTGATTACTGATACTGGTTATCAAGGCTTACAGAAGATTCATACAAATTCTGAGCTACCAAAGAAAAAGAGTAAAAAGAATGCTTTAACTAAAGAAGATAAGAAAAATAATAGAAGTTTAGCAAGTGACAGAGTATTAAATGAAAATGTTATCGGTATGTTAAAGCGTTTTAAAATAATTGCTGATAAATATCGAAATAGACGCAAAAGATTTGGTCTTAGGTTCAATTTAATTGCTGGTTTATATAATTGGGAGCTTGGTAAATGA
- a CDS encoding glycosyltransferase family 4 protein: MKIINVTFTTRIGGLEQVFLDYNECIKSTNNQIISLVHKKSPLIPLITSPYYAVNNFSKYDIITLIKIYNIINKENPDLIITHGNRAHYMLTQVIRHRLLIHNLLNRLLNRPPSANKIKAAIPIIGICHDYSFAHIIRCNYIISVSNDMRQQLISKGYPMDQIFHIPNMIKIPVDLTYSPPQPKAIPVIGILARLEKIKGVDIFIKALASLKRQNVAFKAKIAGNGVEYNNIKDLIYKYNLHNEINMVGWIDNKRDFFNSIDILCVPSRYEPFGLVILEGFLHSIPVIVSNVPGPMEIVQHGVNGLIFESENHDNLSAAIKRIIGEQELVKYLTLSAFERIKTYDMVEISPKISQVFSKCMFN; encoded by the coding sequence ATGAAAATAATTAATGTTACTTTTACGACTCGTATTGGAGGTTTGGAACAGGTGTTCCTAGATTATAACGAATGTATAAAATCTACAAACAATCAAATTATTTCCTTAGTACATAAAAAATCGCCATTAATACCATTAATCACTTCTCCTTATTATGCAGTAAATAATTTTTCAAAATACGATATCATAACACTAATTAAGATATATAATATTATCAATAAAGAAAACCCAGATTTAATCATCACTCATGGAAATCGGGCGCATTATATGTTGACCCAAGTTATTCGCCATAGATTATTAATACATAATTTATTAAATAGATTATTAAATAGACCTCCTAGCGCTAATAAGATTAAAGCAGCTATTCCTATTATCGGTATATGTCATGATTATAGCTTCGCTCATATTATTCGTTGCAATTATATTATATCTGTTAGCAATGATATGCGCCAACAGTTAATATCTAAAGGATATCCTATGGATCAAATATTTCATATCCCTAATATGATAAAAATACCAGTTGATCTCACTTATTCTCCTCCGCAACCTAAAGCTATCCCAGTAATTGGTATACTCGCACGTTTAGAAAAAATAAAAGGAGTGGATATTTTTATCAAAGCTTTAGCCTCATTAAAACGACAAAATGTAGCTTTTAAAGCAAAAATTGCTGGAAATGGTGTTGAGTATAATAATATAAAAGATCTTATATATAAATATAATTTACATAATGAAATTAACATGGTAGGCTGGATAGACAATAAAAGAGATTTTTTCAATAGCATAGATATATTATGTGTACCATCTCGCTATGAACCTTTTGGTTTAGTGATCCTGGAAGGTTTTTTACATTCAATTCCGGTAATCGTGAGTAATGTTCCTGGGCCTATGGAAATTGTACAGCATGGCGTAAATGGTCTGATTTTTGAGTCTGAAAATCACGATAATTTAAGCGCTGCAATTAAACGCATCATAGGTGAGCAAGAATTAGTAAAATATCTTACTTTGTCAGCTTTTGAGCGAATAAAGACATATGATATGGTTGAGATTAGTCCAAAGATTAGTCAAGTTTTTTCAAAATGTATGTTTAATTAA
- a CDS encoding DUF2608 domain-containing protein: MNHLIVSVTFLLFIMLNYAQAEVIQTSSLLPIETAVNNSNEHTLLIFDVQEVLMIARDQVLTPAYKVERKKIKQQLLSHLPTKDTETIESIILMDYKPVLVDPDIVNLIANAKSKHIKTLALTSGYTGKFGKIDNRENLRIEKLKALGIDFSSSFSQIPTLSFSHLQDLHNTKYTPMFKQGIIFTCRLPKGEVLEAFLVHVKSPVKKIIFVDNRIKNVMSVESFCKSKGIEFQGFVYAAVKNRPKLPLNQQLATYQFNALVKQQHWLSELEIQTQLKQPNTKD; the protein is encoded by the coding sequence ATGAATCATTTAATTGTTAGTGTCACCTTTTTATTGTTTATTATGTTAAATTATGCGCAAGCAGAAGTAATTCAGACCAGTAGCTTACTTCCTATCGAAACGGCAGTTAATAACTCCAATGAACATACTTTGTTAATATTTGATGTACAGGAAGTACTGATGATTGCACGAGATCAGGTGCTAACTCCTGCCTATAAAGTTGAAAGAAAAAAAATTAAGCAACAACTCCTCTCGCATTTGCCAACAAAAGATACTGAAACTATAGAAAGTATAATCTTGATGGATTATAAACCAGTCCTAGTTGATCCTGATATAGTAAACTTAATAGCCAATGCAAAATCAAAGCACATCAAGACACTAGCTTTAACTAGTGGATATACCGGTAAATTTGGTAAAATTGATAATCGAGAAAATTTGCGTATCGAAAAATTAAAAGCTTTAGGTATTGATTTTAGCTCCAGCTTTTCACAGATACCAACATTATCTTTCTCACATTTACAAGACCTACATAATACGAAATACACTCCAATGTTTAAACAAGGTATAATTTTTACCTGTAGATTACCAAAAGGTGAAGTGCTGGAAGCATTTCTTGTTCATGTAAAATCTCCAGTAAAAAAAATTATCTTTGTTGACAATAGGATTAAAAACGTAATGTCTGTAGAATCATTCTGCAAAAGCAAGGGTATAGAGTTTCAAGGATTTGTATATGCAGCCGTGAAAAATAGACCTAAATTACCATTAAATCAACAATTAGCTACTTATCAATTTAATGCCTTAGTAAAACAGCAACATTGGTTGAGTGAACTAGAAATACAAACTCAGTTAAAGCAACCAAATACAAAAGATTAG